GGTGGCCGTGCTGTCCTACGGCCTGTTCGTCGATCCCGAGACGCTCGCCCGCCACGCGCAGGCCATTGCCGGCGCGCTGCCGCAATCCGCGGCGGAGCTGGTCACGAGCCAGCTTGAAGCGGTGGTGGAGACGCGGTCCGGCGCAAAGGGCATCGGGCTCGTCATTGCTCTTGGACTCGCCATCATCAGCGCGCGCGGCGCGGCGGGCGGCATGGTCACGGGCCTGAATATCGTGTTCGACGTGGAGGAGGGGCGCAGCTTCCTGCGCTCCAATCTCGTGGCGCTGGCCATCACACTCGGTGCCGTCATCGGCCTTGCTCTGGTCGCACTGTCCGTCACGCTGACGGCGGCCCTGCCCGGCATCCTCGCGCCGCTATTCGGCCATGCGCTGGTCTTCCTGGCCGGATTTGCCGGCGCAGCCGTGCTTTACCGCCGTGCGCCTGCCCGGCCCACGCTGGGCTGGGGCGCCACGGTACCCGGCGCGCTGTTGTTTGCGGCGGGATGGCTGGTCGCCACGCTGGCCTTCACCGCCTACGTTTCCAATTTCGGCAATTACAATGCGACTTATGGTTCGCTCGGCGCAGTGGTGATCCTGCTGACGTGGTTCTACGCCAGCGCCTATATCCTGCTGCTGGGCGCCGAGATGTCCGCCGTCTCGGCACGCGAACAGGGCTGAGAGAGGCCGCACTTGCGCCCAATGCAACAGGCGCTGGAAATTTTGTTACAAACCTGCTATATAATCCATCACCTCCGCCGTCTGGTTTCGGCGGCAGCCTGATTCGGAAAGGCAGGGCATTACCGGCATCTTCGGGCGTTCTTGGCTCCGCCACCGGCGGGAAGGCCACCCGATTGACGCAGGTTTCCCGGCCGCGTGAAAGGATTT
This genomic interval from Paraurantiacibacter namhicola contains the following:
- a CDS encoding YihY/virulence factor BrkB family protein, with the translated sequence MKAAWSAGSADNIGLAAAGMAYYAFLAMVPLMAVAVLSYGLFVDPETLARHAQAIAGALPQSAAELVTSQLEAVVETRSGAKGIGLVIALGLAIISARGAAGGMVTGLNIVFDVEEGRSFLRSNLVALAITLGAVIGLALVALSVTLTAALPGILAPLFGHALVFLAGFAGAAVLYRRAPARPTLGWGATVPGALLFAAGWLVATLAFTAYVSNFGNYNATYGSLGAVVILLTWFYASAYILLLGAEMSAVSAREQG